The Lacticaseibacillus pabuli region TATTAACGAGCATGACCCAGCTGGGCGAAGACGTCATGGCCGGCGCGACTGGGAGCTCAACCCGTTTTGGCACGGGCGGCATGGTGACCAAGCTGTACGCCGCTGCCCGCATGCTGGCGCATCAGAAGCAGATGGTGCTGGCAAGCGGTGCGGATCCACGGATTATCTTGCAAATTGTTGAAGGCGCCCCAGTCGGCACTTGGTTCCACCCACAAGAAATGGAGATTACGCACAATGACTAAGATGACAGCAAATGATTTGACGCAAATGGGAATTGCCGCAAAAAAGGCCGCCCAGGAGCTTGCCCAGATGGATACAACCTCGAAGAATAATATCCTGCTAAAGTTGGCCGACGACCTCGAGGCGGGGACAACCCACATCATGGCAGCGAACGTGGCGGATATGAATCACGCGGCGGTTGACCCCAAGTTTATCGACCGCCTGCGCCTCACGCCAGAACGGATTGCGGATATGGCAGCCGGGATGCGGCAGGTTGCGACGCTACCTGACCCGACCGCGGTCACTGATCGCGGCTGGCGAAATGAAGCTGGCTTGCAGATCGACCAGCGTCGGGTCCCATTAGGTGTTGTCGGCATGATTTATGAGGCACGGCCCAACGTGACGGTTGACGCCGCCGCACTCTGCCTTAAAAGTGGCAACGCAGTTATCCTGCGGGGCGGGCGGGAAGCCCTTGCTAGCAACGAACGACTGGCTCACGTGCTCCGGAAGAGTCTTGAAAAGCAGGGTGTGAATCCAGATGCAATTCAGCTAATTGCAGACCCTAGCCATGCGTTAGCAGAACAGTTTATGCATTTACAAGCATTGGACGTTCTCATTCCTCGTGGCGGCGCAAATTTGATCCAGCGTGTTGTTAAGACAGCAACCGTTCCCGTTATTGAAACCGGCGCCGGAAACTGTCATATCTATGTAGACCAGAGTGCCGATTTACAGATGGCCATCGACATTGTGGTGAATGCCAAAGTGCAGCGTCCCTCCGTATGCAACTCGGCTGAAAAGCTGTTGATTCACGAATCCGTCGCGGCGGATTACCTGCCAAAAATCGCGGCTGCATTGCGCAGTCATGGGGTGGAACTGCGCGGGGATGAAGCTAGTCGTAAAATCGTGTCCGATATCATCCCAGCGACGGCTAAGGATTGGGACACAGAGTACAATGACCTCATCATGGCAATCAAGGTCGTGCCTGATTTGAACAGTGCTATTGCCCATATCAATGCGCACAATACGAAGCACTCAGAGGCCATCGTGACGAATGATTATGCGGCCGCGCAAACATTCCAAAATCTTGTTGATGCCGCTTGTGTTTATGTCAATGCGTCTACGCGATTCACAGATGGTTTTGAGTTTGGCTTCGGCGCTGAAATTGGCATCAGCACCCAAAAGCTGCACGCTCGCGGACCAATGGGACTTAACGCACTAACGACGATAAAATATGTCATCAACGGGAACGGCCAAGTTCGCAAATAGCACCTATACCATTTACTATTCTTAAACATTTTAATGGGCAATGGTGTTATAATACTCTCGGGATTTGTGAGGGCGATTAGCTCACACAGAAACGCCGTTTGTTGCTTTCTGCCAATACTCTGGGCGCAAAATGCATGATTATTCCGCTTGGACTTTTCGAAATGAACGAATCAAGTGACCACGATGTCCGTTTGATCCACGCATTTATTGCTGGAGGAGTGGTCTTCGTCGTGGTATGCTTGTGTTCCTTGGCAGGGGCACAGTGGTGCACATGTTGCACCCATTGCAATCAAAACGGCCACCCATTTGGGTGGCCGTTTTTTGTAGAGAATGCTTCGTTAACCTTGTGAACGGAAGTAATGACGCAACCAGTATAAGCCGCCGACGATTAGTAACATCCATATTGTAAGGATCCAGGTGAATGCGCCGAAACCAAATAATTTCACGGCAATGCCAAAAATTAGAATCATGATGATTGCAACCGCGATTAGATTTTGGGGACTTTTCAGGCGTGCCAGAAGCACGGTGAGGAGCGCTCCCACGAGTAAAAAGATAATGATATCAATAAACATGTCCGCACCTCCTGTGCACACTATAAACGAACCAATCACACGGGACAAGTGGACAGGTGCTAGACCGCTTGATATAATTTTGAAAGATTGATAGTTCAGGAGGTGAACCAAAATGGCAGAAAAACAGCATCGGCAGACCGACGCGCGCATTAAAAAGACGCGCACACGCCTACGCCGCGCGTATTTTGCAATGATTGAAGACGGCGCGCGGACCAGTGTGGCGGCAATTGCGGACACCGCGGGCGTGACCCGTGGGACGTTTTATCAGCACTTTGCTGACAAAGAAGATTTTTTGCAGCAGATTGTGAGCGACAGTATTAGCGACTTTTTGGGGAACGCTATCCATACTCGGCAGGGCTCCACTGACGTTGCACGCATGAATCTGCGTGTTGCCTTAGAAGAACTGGTCAGACCAGATAACGGCTTCACATTGCTCTTCAAAGACATTAACGACGAAACTTTCACGATTGAGTTAACCGACGCGCTTGATGCCGCCATTAACCGTTACCTTGAAGCTTCCCATATCAGTGCACCCGCAGATGCACCGTTTAAACAGAATGATGTCATCGATGTCATTGGGGCAACAATTGTCCATGTGTTCCGCGGCTGGGTCTTCACCCAACCACATCGCCGTAACGCCAGTACCACTGAGGCATTGATCAAACAGATGAGTGAAGCAGAAACACTAGGCGAGTTCGATATGACGAACTTCTTCTACTAATAAATTAGACAGTATTGACGGGATTTACATTTATTTTCCGAAAACACTTGTATATTCTGCCCGTGCTTGATAAAATATCAGCGTTGTATTTGTCACCCTGCGACTGCAACCGCACTAGCACAGGTTTCAAAGCTTAGCACCTGTACAGGCGAGTAATCAGGGAATGAAGCCCCATTTGAGGGCACGTAGGAGGTGTACACATGTACGCAATTATTAAGACCGGCGGCAAGCAGTACAAGGCAGAGGTTGGCCAAGCTATCTACGTCGAGAAACTCGATGCAGAAGAAGGCGCGGCTGTTACTTTTGACCAGGTTATCCTTGTCGGTGGCGACGAAACCAAGATTGGCACACCCGTTGTTGAGGGTGCTTCCGTAAGCGGCAAGGTTGAAAAACAGGGCCGTGAAAAGAAGGTTGTTACTTACAAGTACAAGCCTAAGAAGCACCAGCACCAGAAGAAGGGTCACCGTCAGCCATACACGAAAGTTACGATTGACGCAATCAACCTTTAATCAGCGGATTTTTCCGCAACATTCCTAATATGGAGGTGTACTAACAATGGAAATGCAGACTCTTGAGTTCCTCTCTCACCATAAGGGGGGCGGTTCTACTTCTAACGGCCGTAACTCCGCAGGTCGGCGTCTTGGCAGCAAGCGCGCCGATGGTCAGTTCGTTAAAGCTGGTAACATCCTCTACCGTCAGCGCGGTACGAAGATTCACCCAGGCGAAAACGTTGGCCGCGGTAGCGACGACACGTTGTTTGCAACTATGGACGGTATCGTTAAGTTCGAACGTCTTGGTCGCGACAAGAAGCAGGTTTCCGTTTACCCTGCAGAAGCTTAATTAGCTGACTGAACGCTCCGGGACATCTCGGAGCGTTTTTTTGAATTTTAAAGATGATTTGGAGGCAGTTGCAATGGATCGAATCAAAGTGCTCGAAGACAAGCTTAGTGCCAGTGATTACGACGCGCTTTTGCTGACTGATGTCATTAACGTGCAATACGCGACTGGGTTTACCGGTGATGAAAGTGCCGTGTTGATTACTAAGGACGGGGCGATCCTCGTGACAGATTCGCGGTACACCGAGCAGGCCCAGCAGGAAGTGAACATCAATATTGTGCTTCATGTTGGTAGTTTGCTTAATAAAGTAGCTGAACTGGCTGAAGCCGCCGGTGCGAAGACCCTCGGCTTTGAAGCGGACGCAATGAATTATTCTGACTATGCCAGTTTGAACGCCGCATTTGATGGCCAGCTAGTCCCCACCACCGACGTCGTAGAATCCATGCGCCAGGTGAAAGATGCCGACGAAACAGCTTTGATCAAAAAGGCCATTGCGATTGCCGAAATGGGCTACCAGCATGTGCTTGACACGATCAAGCCAGGCATGAAAGAAATCGACGTTGCAACTGACCTTGATTTTTACATGCGCAAACAGGGTGCTTCTGGTACGTCATTTGAGACAATTGTGGCTTCTGGTGCCCGTTCCGCAATGCCACACGGATCCGCGACTGACCGGGTGATGCAAGATGGCGATATCATTACACTCGACTGGGGCTGTGTATACGGCGGCTATGTCTCCGACTTGACGCGGACTTTTGCGCTGGGTAAGACAGATCCGAAATTAGACGAAATTTACCGCATCGTGTTTGAGGCGAACCGTGCCGTTGCTGCAATGATGGCACCGGGTGTTACGGGACGCCAAATTCATGAGGCCGCGCACCAGGTCATTGATGGTGCCGGCTACAAGCAGTACTTTGGTCACGGCACTGGTCACGGGATTGGCCGCGGCATCCATGAGGGTCCCGGCGCTTGGGGGCGGTATATGACCACACCGCAGCTGGTCGGCAACATTGAGACTGACGAACCCGGCATTTACATTCCCGATTTGGGCGGTGTCCGGATTGAGGATGACTTGCTGATTACCGCGGATGGCAATCAGCAGTTGAGCACGGTGGCGCCAGCTGAACTGCTTCATCTGTAAGTTCCTTGCAAGGGCCCCAAAGCCTTGATATTATAGACACAGAACAATTTCACGGAGGAAACACATGATTTCAGTTAACGACTTTAAAAATGGTCTAACCATCGAGGTGGACAACGACCTCTGGCGGATCGTTGAATTCCAGCACGTTAAGCCTGGTAAGGGGAGTGCCTTTGTGCGTTCCACCTTGAAAAACCTGCGCACTGGCGCCGT contains the following coding sequences:
- a CDS encoding glutamate-5-semialdehyde dehydrogenase, with protein sequence MTANDLTQMGIAAKKAAQELAQMDTTSKNNILLKLADDLEAGTTHIMAANVADMNHAAVDPKFIDRLRLTPERIADMAAGMRQVATLPDPTAVTDRGWRNEAGLQIDQRRVPLGVVGMIYEARPNVTVDAAALCLKSGNAVILRGGREALASNERLAHVLRKSLEKQGVNPDAIQLIADPSHALAEQFMHLQALDVLIPRGGANLIQRVVKTATVPVIETGAGNCHIYVDQSADLQMAIDIVVNAKVQRPSVCNSAEKLLIHESVAADYLPKIAAALRSHGVELRGDEASRKIVSDIIPATAKDWDTEYNDLIMAIKVVPDLNSAIAHINAHNTKHSEAIVTNDYAAAQTFQNLVDAACVYVNASTRFTDGFEFGFGAEIGISTQKLHARGPMGLNALTTIKYVINGNGQVRK
- a CDS encoding M24 family metallopeptidase, which codes for MDRIKVLEDKLSASDYDALLLTDVINVQYATGFTGDESAVLITKDGAILVTDSRYTEQAQQEVNINIVLHVGSLLNKVAELAEAAGAKTLGFEADAMNYSDYASLNAAFDGQLVPTTDVVESMRQVKDADETALIKKAIAIAEMGYQHVLDTIKPGMKEIDVATDLDFYMRKQGASGTSFETIVASGARSAMPHGSATDRVMQDGDIITLDWGCVYGGYVSDLTRTFALGKTDPKLDEIYRIVFEANRAVAAMMAPGVTGRQIHEAAHQVIDGAGYKQYFGHGTGHGIGRGIHEGPGAWGRYMTTPQLVGNIETDEPGIYIPDLGGVRIEDDLLITADGNQQLSTVAPAELLHL
- the rpmA gene encoding 50S ribosomal protein L27; this encodes MEMQTLEFLSHHKGGGSTSNGRNSAGRRLGSKRADGQFVKAGNILYRQRGTKIHPGENVGRGSDDTLFATMDGIVKFERLGRDKKQVSVYPAEA
- the rplU gene encoding 50S ribosomal protein L21 → MYAIIKTGGKQYKAEVGQAIYVEKLDAEEGAAVTFDQVILVGGDETKIGTPVVEGASVSGKVEKQGREKKVVTYKYKPKKHQHQKKGHRQPYTKVTIDAINL
- a CDS encoding TetR/AcrR family transcriptional regulator — protein: MAEKQHRQTDARIKKTRTRLRRAYFAMIEDGARTSVAAIADTAGVTRGTFYQHFADKEDFLQQIVSDSISDFLGNAIHTRQGSTDVARMNLRVALEELVRPDNGFTLLFKDINDETFTIELTDALDAAINRYLEASHISAPADAPFKQNDVIDVIGATIVHVFRGWVFTQPHRRNASTTEALIKQMSEAETLGEFDMTNFFY